The following coding sequences are from one Epinephelus fuscoguttatus linkage group LG7, E.fuscoguttatus.final_Chr_v1 window:
- the LOC125891258 gene encoding cytochrome c oxidase subunit 4 isoform 2, mitochondrial — protein sequence MFHLTAGRLGSLMARRATVALTTNSARMASASHGHEVAPSVDMSQPMYVDRLDTPLPDKPFKDVLTSADQSLKKKEMGPWGQLSKEEKIALYRIAFCQTYPEMKQGSDEWKTVVGGIFLFLGFTGLVIWWQRVYVYPERPRTFDEEWQAKQLQRMLDMRVNPIEGFSAKWDYEKGQWK from the exons ATGTTCCACCTGACTGCAGGGCGCCTGGGCAGTCTCATGGCCCGACGCGCGACAGTGGCCCTGACAACAAACAGCGCGAGGATGGCGAGCGCGAGCCACGGTCACG AGGTGGCACCGTCCGTAGACATGTCTCAGCCAATGTATGTTGACCGTCTGGACACCCCCCTGCCTGACAAACCCTTCAAAGATGTCCTGACTTCTGCTGACCAGAGcctgaagaagaaggagatgggACCTTGGGGACAGCTGTCCAAAGAGGAGAAGATTGCCT TGTATCGCATCGCATTCTGTCAGACCTACCCAGAGATGAAGCAGGGATCAGACGAGTGGAAGACAGTCGTGGGGGGTATCTTCCTCTTTCTAGGCTTCACTGGCCTGGTCATCTGGTGGCAAAGAGTCTATG TCTACCCTGAACGACCCAGGACCTTTGATGAAGAGTGGCAGGCCAAACAGTTGCAGAGGATGTTGGACATGAGGGTCAACCCCATCGAGGGCTTCTCAGCCAAGTGGGACTACGAGAAGGGCCAGTGGAAGTAA